A genomic stretch from Xiphophorus maculatus strain JP 163 A chromosome 16, X_maculatus-5.0-male, whole genome shotgun sequence includes:
- the LOC102236460 gene encoding coronin-1A-like, with amino-acid sequence MSRKVVRTSKFRHVFGQAVKADQCYDDIRISTMTWDSNFCSVNPKFVSMIVDASGGGAFMVLPLSKTGRIDMSYPTVCGHTGPVLDIEFCPHNDNIIASGSEDCSVMIWEIPDGGLTSPLTEPVVKLEGHCKRVGILSWHPTAHNVLLSAGSDNVIILWNVARGEEVVRIDSVHPDLIYSACWNRDGSRILTSCKDKKLRVLDPRKGTVLFEKDKPHEGSRPVRGVFVSDGKILSTGFSRMSERQVALWDPNNFGEPLTLQELDTSSGVLLPFFDPDTGIVYLCGKGDSSIRYFEVTDEAPYVHYLSMFSSKESQKGMGYMPKRGLEVNKCEIARFYKLHERKCEPIVMTVPRKSDLFQEDLYPDTVGPDPSVEADEWFDGKEAPPVLISLKDGFVATTKAKEFKVHKSLLKTTTASAGSQPEGSGEVQSLRKEVKDLKAALEELTKRVKELETKN; translated from the exons ATGTCCAGGAAGGTTGTGAGAACCAGCAAGTTCCGTCACGTCTTTGGCCAGGCCGTGAAGGCCGACCAGTGTTACGATGACATCCGCATCTCCACCATGACATGGGACAGCAACTTCTGCTCCGTCAACCCCAAGTTTGTGTCCATGATAGTGGACGCCAGCGGCGGCGGGGCCTTCATGGTGCTGCCCCTCAGCAAG ACTGGACGTATCGACATGTCCTACCCCACCGTCTGTGGCCACACAGGTCCGGTTCTGGACATCGAGTTCTGCCCTCACAATGACAACATCATTGCCAGCGGATCTGAGGACTGCAGCGTCATG ATTTGGGAGATCCCAGACGGCGGGCTCACCTCACCGCTCACAGAGCCGGTTGTGAAGCTGGAAGGTCACTGTAAGCGTGTCGGCATCCTGAGCTGGCACCCCACCGCCCACAATGTGCTGCTGAGCGCAG GCTCTGATAATGTGATAATCCTGTGGAACGTGGCTCGGGGGGAGGAGGTGGTGAGGATCGACAGCGTTCATCCCGACCTCATCTACAGCGCCTGCTGGAACAGGGACGGCTCCAGGATCCTCACCTCCTGCAAAGACAAGAAGCTGAGAGTGCTGGACCCCCGCAAAGGCACCGTGCTCTTT GAGAAGGATAAACCCCACGAAGGCTCCAGGCCCGTGAGAGGCGTGTTCGTGTCTGACGGGAAGATCCTGAGCACCGGCTTCAGTCGCATGAGTGAACGGCAGGTGGCGCTGTGGGATCCG AACAACTTTGGAGAGCCGCTGACCCTGCAGGAGCTGGACACGAGCAGCGGCGTCCTCCTGCCGTTCTTCGACCCAGACACGGGAATCGTCTACCTCTGTGGCAAG GGAGACAGCAGCATCCGTTACTTCGAAGTGACGGACGAGGCTCCTTACGTCCACTACCTGTCCATGTTCAGCAGCAAGGAGAGCCAGAAGGGGATGGGATACATGCCCAAGAGAGGCCTGGAGGTCAACAAGTGTGAAATCGCAAG GTTCTACAAACTGCATGAGAGGAAATGTGAACCCATAGTCATGACGGTACCTCGTAAG TCGGATCTATTCCAGGAGGATCTGTACCCAGACACCGTCGGACCTGATCCGTCGGTTGAAGCCGATGAGTGGTTTGATGGGAAAGAAGCTCCGCCTGTTCTGATTTCCCTAAAGGACGGGTTTGTAGCCACCACCAAGGCCAAGGAATTCAAAGTCCATAAGAGTCTCCTGAAGACTACGACTGCTTCTGCGGGGAGCCAACCAGAAGGCAGTGGG GAGGTGCAGTCTCTAAGGAAGGAGGTGAAGGACCTGAAAGCGGCTTTAGAGGAGCTGACCAAGCGCGTGAAAGAACTGGAGACCAAAAACTAA
- the LOC102236709 gene encoding claudin-4-like, with amino-acid sequence MASKAVQMVCLILGVIGLTGVITCCSLPRWKRIAFTANFVTVQVIYEGLWMVCVAQSTGQQQCKVYDYILSLPFDLQAGRAMIVISCILCGLSLLILFFGSDLTRCFQNQGTKAKLSLVAAAGLLLAGLLVIIPVSWSAHTIIRDFYNPMIMNFQTRDLGVCIYIGWAAGVILILTGVLLCCFSRPRSSSSSGTVKYRRDSGLNDNLI; translated from the exons aTGGCATCAAAAGCAGTTCAGATGGTATGTTTGATCCTCGGGGTCATCGGCCTGACTGGGGTCATCACCTGTTGTTCCCTCCCTCGATGGAAAAGGATAGCTTTCACAGCAAACTTTGTGACTGTACAG GTGATTTATGAAGGTCTATGGATGGTCTGTGTGGCACAAAGTACTGGACAGCAACAGTGCAAAGTGTACGACTACATTCTGTCGCTACCCTTTGACCTTCAGGCTGGCCGCGCCATGATCGTCATCAGCTGCATCCTCTGTGGGCTCAGCCTCCTCATCCTGTTCTTTGGTTCTGACTTGACCAGATGTTTTCAGAACCAAGGCACCAAGGCCAAACTCAGCCTGGTGGCCGCAGCGGGCCTCCTGCTGGCCGGCCTGCTGGTGATCATCCCGGTCAGCTGGTCGGCGCATACCATAATAAGAGATTTCTACAACCCTATGATAATGAATTTCCAGACGAGAGACCTGGGAGTGTGTATCTATATCGGCTGGGCAGCCGGTGTGATATTGATCCTGACTGgagttctgctctgctgcttcagCAGACCCAGATCCAGCAGCTCTAGTGGAACCGTCAAATACCGCAGAGATTCAGGTCTAAATGACAACTTAATTTAG